The genomic window TGCTTCATTCGGGCACATTTCATCGCCTTGCCTCAGCTGCCCATGCCAATGTCGTGGGCGTGGTTGATGAGCCGCGCAAGCAAGCCTTGTTCAGCTACGCCCTCGTCGATACCCGCCCGCGTTCGGCGCCTGACCGCCTGTTTTTCGCCGGCCTTGATCGGGCCATAGATTACCGCGTAAAAATCGTCTGGCCGCTTACCGATCCGTCGATCTCGCGCCCTTCGATCATTGAGACGCTGGACCTGATGGGCGATGGCCCGATTTTCTCAGGCGCAGCCTTGATGGATTTCGGTATGCAAACCCCGCCGCTTTTCCCTGACAGCGCGGTCCTTTATCACCTGCAAGAGGTGTCTTCGTGAACGATCTTTTCACTCTTCCCCGGTTGATCGGCGATGCCCCGGTCTATCGGCGGGATCATCGCAAGGCTGATGGACGGATGCTGCGGCTCTACGGGCGCTCGCCCCATACTCTGCCGCCTGTCTCCGAAAGCGCAGACGCAATCGCACAAGGCGGTGAGCTGCGCTTTCACCCATTGCGCGACGAATGGAATGTGTACGCCGCTCACCGCCAGAACCGCACATTCAAGCCATCACCAGCCGACGATCCACTCGCGCCCAGCGCGGCGGGTGGCAATGCGACCGAAATCCCCTTTGAGGATTTCGAGCTTGCGATTTTTGAAAACAAATTTGCCGCCTTCCACCATTGTGCCACCGATGCCGCACAGCTGGAAGGGATCGTCACTGAGCCTGCAAAGGGCGCGTGCGATGTCGTGGTCTATTCGCCTGAAAGGACAGGCAGCCTCCACTCCATAGGCTCAGACCGCCGCCGGGTGCTGATCGCGGCGCTTATTGACCGATATGACGCGCTGTTTGGAGCAGGGTGCAGCTATGTGCTGCCGTTTGAAAATCGCGGGGATGCGGTGGGTGTGACGCTCCACCATCCGCACGGCCAGATTTACGGCTTCGAGCGCACACCCATGGTACAGCAGCGCGCGATTGATGCCTTTGCAGGCGGATATGATCTGGCCGCAGAAATTGACGCGGCTATGCCAGATTATGGCCTTGGTGAAGAGGGCTCGGTTGCTGCTTTCGTGCCGCGATTTGCGCGTTTTCCTTACGAGGTCTGGCTTGCCCCAAAATTGCGGCGCGAGGGACCATGGGATTGCAACGATGAAGAGTTGGAAGGCCTCAGCTTTTGGCTGGGCGAGATTACGCGGCGCTATGACGCACTGTTCGAAGGGCCTGCTGCGACGATGATGGCATTCCACGCTGCCCCCAATGGTGGCTGCGAGGGCTATCATTTCACGGTTCAGTTCTACCCGCTCCTTCGCGCAAAAGCCCGCGTCAAATATCTCGCCTCGGTTGAACAGCACACGGGCACGTTTACCGTCGATGTCATGCCTGAGGCAGCAGCCGCAGCCTTGCGAGGTGTGGCATGATCGGTCGCGGGCACGCTCCGGGCCGGGTCAATCTCATCGGCGAACATATTGATTACAACGGCGGCACGGTCCTTCCCGCAGCGCTATCGGTGGGCGTTTCTGTCGAACTTGAACCTCGCTCTGACACGCAAATGCGCCTTGGCACAGACCAATATGAAACAACCGCGATGCGCGACATGAGCGAAGATGCAAAGGGCGATTGGACGGACCCCAGCCTTGGCGCATTGCGCGAGGCGAAGGCTTTGGGACTGCTTGAAGGTGGCGCAAATCTCGCCATTCGCTCCACCATTCCCCAAGGTGCGGGGCTTTCCTCATCAGCCGCGCTCATCGTCGCAATCCTCAAGGCCGCGCGCGATGCCGCCACAGGCGCCACTGCGAGCGATGCGGACATCGCGATTGCCGCGCGGCGGGTGGAGAACAATTATCTCGGTGTCCCATGCGGGATCATGGACCAATTCGCGGTCGCCATAGCAAAGCCCGGCATGGCGATGGCGCTCGACACGGCGAGCCTTGCATACGAGTTGGTGGAGCTGCCGCAAGACCACCGCTTCGTGGTCCTCCACTCAGGGGTATCGCGCAAGCTGACAGACGGCCGCTACAAGACGCGCAAAGAGGAATGCGATGCGGC from Erythrobacter sp. SCSIO 43205 includes these protein-coding regions:
- a CDS encoding galactose-1-phosphate uridylyltransferase yields the protein MNDLFTLPRLIGDAPVYRRDHRKADGRMLRLYGRSPHTLPPVSESADAIAQGGELRFHPLRDEWNVYAAHRQNRTFKPSPADDPLAPSAAGGNATEIPFEDFELAIFENKFAAFHHCATDAAQLEGIVTEPAKGACDVVVYSPERTGSLHSIGSDRRRVLIAALIDRYDALFGAGCSYVLPFENRGDAVGVTLHHPHGQIYGFERTPMVQQRAIDAFAGGYDLAAEIDAAMPDYGLGEEGSVAAFVPRFARFPYEVWLAPKLRREGPWDCNDEELEGLSFWLGEITRRYDALFEGPAATMMAFHAAPNGGCEGYHFTVQFYPLLRAKARVKYLASVEQHTGTFTVDVMPEAAAAALRGVA
- the galK gene encoding galactokinase; the protein is MIGRGHAPGRVNLIGEHIDYNGGTVLPAALSVGVSVELEPRSDTQMRLGTDQYETTAMRDMSEDAKGDWTDPSLGALREAKALGLLEGGANLAIRSTIPQGAGLSSSAALIVAILKAARDAATGATASDADIAIAARRVENNYLGVPCGIMDQFAVAIAKPGMAMALDTASLAYELVELPQDHRFVVLHSGVSRKLTDGRYKTRKEECDAAKAHFDTDNLCALDPAKIATSNLAEPIRRRAMHCASEHRRALASVEALKSGDMAHFGVLMNESHASMRDDFEVSLEAIDALVATALREGAIGARLTGGGFGGCIVALVHNEAKDKWCATVLRQHPKARLICEA